Proteins encoded together in one Microcaecilia unicolor chromosome 3, aMicUni1.1, whole genome shotgun sequence window:
- the SYT5 gene encoding synaptotagmin-5 has product MNPARRSAVMVSELTTTVPEVKNTTSIPSKHNIFTDMKNKFMNELSKLPIPPWALATILIVVGLLLVCCCFCICKKCCGKKKKGKKAKDKIKAQIHLKEVKDLGKSYIDKVQPDVEDLDPSLLGDVKEEKPQEKLGKLQYSLDYDFQNGQLVVGIIQAADLPALDMGGTSDPYVKVFLLPDKKKRYETKVHRKTLNPIFNESFTFKVPYAELGGKTLVMSVFDFDRFSKHDAIGEARVHMNTVDLAHVIEEWQDLQSAEKEEQEKLGDICFSLRYVPTAGKLSVIVLEAKNLKKMDVGGLSDPYVKIHLMQNGKRLKKKKTTIKKNTLNPYYNESFSFEVPFEQIQKVQVMLTVLDYDKLGKNEAIGKVFVGCNATGTELRHWSDMLANPRRPIAQWHTLQPEEEVDAIVGMKTS; this is encoded by the exons ATGAATCCTGCCCGTAGATCCGCCGTGATGGTCTCCGAGCTGACCACCACGGTCCCCGAGGTCAAGAACACCACCAGCATCCCCAGCAAACATAACATCTTCACTGACATGAAAAACAAGTTTATGAATGAACTCAGCAAGCTGCCAA TCCCTCCCTGGGCCCTGGCCACCATCTTGATTGTGGTCGGCCTGCTTCTcgtctgctgctgcttctgcatcTGTAAGAAATgctgtgggaagaagaagaaagggaaaaaggcGAAAGACAAGATTAAAGCACAGATCCACCTGAAGGAGGTGAAGGACTTGGGCAAGAGCTACATCGATAAG GTGCAGCCAGATGTGGAGGATCTGGATCCCAGCCTTCTTGGGGATGTCAAAGAGGAAAAGCCACAAGAGAAACTGGGCAAGCTGCAGTACTCCCTGGACTACGACTTCCAGAATGGACAG CTGGTGGTGGGGATCATTCAGGCTGCGGATCTGCccgcgctggacatgggtgggacgTCTGACCCTTATGTCAAAGTGTTCCTCTTGCCGGACAAGAAAAAGAGATACGAAACCAAAGTCCATCGCAAGACCCTGAATCCCATCTTCAATGAATCGTTCACCTTCAAG GTCCCATATGCAGAGCTTGGCGGCAAGACTCTGGTGATGTCAGTCTTCGACTTTGACCGCTTCTCCAAGCACGACGCCATCGGAGAGGCACGGGTACACATGAACACCGTGGACCTGGCACACGTCATCGAGGAGTGGCAGGACCTGCAGTCTGCGGAGAAGGAGGAG CAAGAGAAACTGGGAGACATATGCTTCTCACTGCGTTACGTGCCCACAGCAGGGAAACTCAGCGTCATCGTCCTGGAAGCCAAGAACCTGAAGAAGATGGATGTGGGAGGATTGTCAG ACCCATATGTTAAGATCCACCTCATGCAGAATGGAAAGCgcctaaagaaaaagaaaacgaccATTAAGAAGAACACATTGAACCCCTATTATAATGAGTCCTTCAGCTTTGAGGTCCCGTTTGAACAGATTCAG AAGGTGCAGGTGATGTTGACCGTGCTGGACTATGACAAGTTGGGCAAGAATGAAGCTATTGGTAAGGTCTTTGTGGGCTGCAATGCCACCGGGACGGAACTCCGCCATTGGTCCGACATGCTGGCCAACCCCAGGAGGCCTATCGCCCAATGGCACACCTTGCAGCCAGAGGAGGAAGTTGATGCCATCGTGGGCATGAAGACCTCGTGA